CGCCCACCCAGAATGCACTTCACAGATCAGGAAGGAGGGCCCTGTAGTATTTTGAGAGATAGGAAACCTACTGGTGTAAATCTTAAGAGGTACATGCTGTATGTAGCCTATGAAGTAATGATGTGTTCCTCTCAACTGTTTAACATCTGATGTGTTCCACCATCAAAGGAAGTCTGACAACACtgtcttcatttatttacaaacaagtgattaaaaacatttttctgggttggaaatgtatttgtgtgctGTGCCCATTATGTAATCATATTCGCCTTTTGAAGCCATGGGGAAATGTGTACTATGGAGAATTCTCAGCTGAAGTGGTGACACAGGTCATTGCTCTTTGAAGTGGCATGGCATCCTTacttctcacacacaaacacttcctcCCAAGCAACTTTGATCCGACAGACCCTCGAGACAAAGGCAACAATAGTGAGATGCCACACGTTGTCTCAGCAAGAAACTTACATCTCAGTAGGAAGCTTTAAAAGATTTTCAGACATCATCAAATGGAAAACCTTCTCAGTTTTACATGTGTAAGAGCACTTTTTAATCTTCACATGTGCTGGAAATCCGGTTGCTCTTACTGTCACATACAGCTCTTGGTACATGTTGTGGTTGCTGTGgctgctttgattttttttttctttttttctcttctttgctGATTATTTAAAAACGTCCTCCTTTTGTAGGAACCCATTCTTCAATGTTTTCTAAGAAAAGTTGCAGCAGGAAATATAGACATtaagtacgtgtgtgtgtgtgtgtatgcacagtgtatgtgtacattcacacatacagtgaAAACATGCTGAACTGTTTGACAGAAACTTTGATCGAATGAGGTCTAGAGCTGAGATTAATCTCATGCCAACTTTTGTTATGAGAGCTTGTTTTGAAAATGCCACAAAAATATGATTACTATCTTTAGGAAGCAcccattgtgttttttctgttgatATTGATGGTGTGATCTGTAAGCTCTAATCAGCACTTTAGTTGTACACTCTTGTCCTTTCCAGTGAAAGAGACAATTTGGAAGTGCATTATTTAGATATAAACTGGcctgttaaattaaaaataaccatGCAGTACTGACCAAATACCCGACTTGTATTATGCCCAGTTGATTCTTACTTGGCAGGCTGTGCGATTAAACTGATGATATATAatactctctttttttaatgtgttaaagCTCAATGGGGGCATTAGATAGTTACGCCAACTGACTCAGTCCACAATAAAAGAATGAGTCACTGCACTAAAGCAGATTCTGTATATCTTTATATCTTCAGCATATCTATTTTGGATCAATCTCATCTTATACCTGACTCATCATATGCGCAAATAAAAATTCTCTAGCCGCATGAATCTTTGTGATTTGAAATGATTCATAGCAGGGGTCTTTCACCTAATAATTATCTTGACTATTTCCAATAATACTTTATTGAACGATATGTGAACTCAACTGTTGGAATAAACAAGTGTCAAAATTGAAAACCGGGACACCACCTCTACTGTGAATGTACGTGCTATTGTACTTAGATGGGtgtttatcattaaaaaaaagaaaatagttcaAAGTGACAGTTTTTCCACTATTTGGAACTGTAtgcttaatatttaaaaaaataatacttttttataATAAGTTAGGGGAGACTTGTAATAATTCCACACACATCCAAAGGGGAGAAGGtccaaataaaatatgaatgatgCTGCTTTGAGCAGCATGAAACTGGCACCTTGTTTCTGTGGTAATGGGTAGCTTAGATGGCAATTATCCacgaccacagggtcagtggatcGTCTGtcggtccctcctggctatttgtccttgggcaagacactgaatcctaatttgggtcaggtgagcaccttgcatggcagccaatGTAATcactttgtgaatgtgtgtgaatgcccgaatgagaagcaacattgtaaagcgatGACCAGGACGTTTACCATTTACATCTTAACTTTTGTTGGGAAATTGACAAGACATGGAAGATAGATGTCAAAGTAACCATTTTACACCAATAACTATTGTCATTCTACATTAAACACTGATTCAGACATTTGAAGGCTGAGTAACTATTTTTTTCTCACCCTGCCTCGAAACCGTTGCTCTCTGAACAGAAGCATCCAGTCATTGCATAACAACCAGCGGTGATCTTAACTAGTTAACAGGCAGGCCTTtctaaatgtaaacacatgttCCAAAGTCTGAACCAGTGCtcacttttaaaaacttttaaaagactAAGCACTGTCTAACATAATTAACCCCTAAAAAATTGCTATTATCTTAggtcaaaataaaatgtccacACTCTATAAGACAAATGTTATGAATGATATCTTTGCATGTTGTATTGTCATTACTGGAATGATACTATTTAAATCATCCCACACTGACTAGGCAAGTGAGAGATGAATTACCCTAGAGTAGTTTCTATGCACTGACTCAAGTCAGGAATCGTTCAAGTCAGAAACATCAGACACTTCTGTACATACATCAAGTGTTATTAAGCAGCGTGCATTTGTTAGTagtctttattaaaacaatcttTTACTACTCAGTGACAAATGTCTTGTGGTAATAGATAAATTaaatccctgaaaactaaaGTTGTATAGATAATGATGCAGGtggatgaaacaaacaaacaaaaaaaacatttgactgcCGTATTGTACCACATCAGTtctgttttatgtgtttctgaGTGTGACTAGGTGAGACAGCTTTTTCGGTGCGTTTGTATATGAGTACATGTGCAAGTGTGCATATGCCATGAGGGTGAGGCTGGCTAGTTACAGTTACGGTAAGTAAAGATacagcagagctgctgctggtaAGTGATGTATATGGGTCAAGTTTGAGGTTAGAGAAACAGCTTGTTGAGTTTACACTCTAGCAGTTCCCCACATATGACTGCTGTACTGCAGGATGTTACATATTCTGTCTTCTATCAGTTACCCATTCCTAATAAATGGCACATGAatgcagctgtgtttttgtgttcttgtgaaagttttttattcatcattagCAATACAAAACTAgacataataaatacaacaaaaaacatatttatacttgatattcaaataaatataatagcTCGGTTTTGTTCTTCACTTTAAAAGACACAATATGGTCATGAAATTTGTCCTCAGGACAAAACTGTGAACTCTCAGAGTATAACAGTGAATAACATCATCAAAGATAATggaaacaatctttttttttctccctgagTTAAACAAAGGTCACACTTTGATGAGGTGATCATGTCTTCAAGAGTGGGCCACTTGGTTTCTCTGTCGTTTAGAGGCCAGATATGTCTCAATGTAGTTAAAAAGCACATCCAGTTCGCCCATGGCTTTATACAGACCTTTGCTCTCCATCTGTAGACACACGTATATTTTAGTAAATTTAAAACGATCTGTCAAAATGTAAGCATGCAAGCTGtacatgtttaaaacacatttttccattGAGAGAAATTCATGACACTCACCTGAGTGTAAGTAGAGCTTAGGGTTTTGATGTCAAACTGTTTCTTGCAGGAGAAGAAGTTTCTCTGTAAAAGAACCATACAAAAATGAGGTCAACACGGGTGTTAGCAGCTTTCATGCCCCACTCTCACCCCCACAGACAGCATTTTTCTTCGGTCTTATTGTTGAACTGGCTAATGGACACAGGCAAGTGGCCTTCTATTAAATTTAGGTCTCGCCGTGCTAATAAGTAGTAAAGACATGAATGCAGTCAAAGTCAGAGCTCAGCATTGCACTTGGGGAACGAGCCTGCAGCGCTCTTCCGCTTTCATAACAACTGGGCGACTCAGAGTTGTGGACGCTGTTGCTGACTAACGCGGTATTGCGATCTGGTGGTGCGTGCAGTTACTGGAGTCTTCCCCTTTCTGTCACATTCAGCCATTTACCCCGCGACAAAAAGTGCGGGAATGCAATTTACTACTTTCTTGATGCAGACCAAGTCAGTTTTGGTTGTTACTGTGGGAGGAACGATCtagcatttttttcccttttttttcactAACACACGCATTACTGAACGGCACGATACCGCGGAAAACAGCAACCGACTTTAGCAGTGATAGTTCATCTGATCAGAGAAGCGATTACTTTATCGGGAACCTTCGTCACTGGTAGGCTATGTTACACTTTTAATGGGCGATTTGAATTCTGTCTCCCAGACAAATAACGAAATACTGCACTTCGCTGTAAAAGTGTACGAGGTCCCTCAGCAGTATTTACATTTCTAGTCCTCCGTAGGAGTAACACGTGCGTCAGCTACTCACACATTTGATGACATCACGTTTGAGCTCGTCGAAAATCTGCTGTATGGACTCCACGTGAGGCTTTAGGTCCTTGTTGTCCTCCGTTACTTCGGACATGGCTGTGGGCAGCACCGTGTTCAGGTAAAAGTCCAATAAGCTGTTCATAGCCTGGCAGGCAAACGGACTCTGATTCGGGAGAAAACCAGCAGCCTGGTTAATGTTGCACACGATGTTCACTTTATCGGTAACTGAGTTGTGTCTAGGcctttgttttccatttaaatccCAGAAGATGCAACTTTAACCGCAGTAATTGAACTTTGTGTGGATTTTTATAGAGAAACTTACTTTAAATGAGTCATCGACGGTCTGGTCTAGCAGCGCTGTGTCCAAATCATTGTTTGCTTCCTGCAAACAGTCGAGAATGTGCTCAGTGtgttgacagagagagagagagagagagagagcagctgcACAAACAGAGGCAAGAATGTGCAGCATCACCTGGAGACCTGCAGGACACACATGGCCACATGGGCCAACAactgatgctgcattaactccCAAGGTATGTATAAAGCAAATGCTGTACTCACATAAAAGTCTCTGATCTGGGAATAATCCTGTCTGAGCTTCCTGAGTCTGACAGGGAAGCCCTCCACAAATTGGCAGCACTGGTTGTTGCACATGGGACTGCACCAGGCATTGCTGAAGAAGGACACAAGTACCAGGACCCACAGGAGGAGAAATCGAGGAGTCATGCTGGTGCACAGTCTGCTGAAGTTGTTTGgctggagagaaaagaagagtgGACCCTCAGGTGAAGAGATGCTGCAGGCTCAGTGGAATCACTGGATGGAGATGTCTGACTTCTGAGAAGAAATGGTTTTGTTATGATCTTGCTGAGGAGCTCAGAAAAGATAAGTGCACATATTCGGGCATATCTTGTGTCTTTATAGCCAAAATTGGGACAGATTCTCCGAGGGAGGAGACTGACTGGAAGAGAAATGGTTAAACATGCTTCACACATGCAAggggatttttcttttcagactCATGCATTACATATGTTTTACTCCTCCCATGAGGTAGGGTGATTCGAAACCTATTCCTAATGACATAGcaattatggattttttttaattggtgtGTGATTATTATctattatttctgttatttctatttttagcaATATTTGTAAAGAAGCAGTATTAGTACTAAAATGACTACAGTCCCCTATACTGTACAAAAAGGACAAACTAGTATTGAAAAAGAACTTTAAATTGGTCCATATGTGCAAAAAGTTGTCATAAAAATGCcattgaatattttaaattacattataattttCCTGGCACTTTAATAATACCAGAGGAAATTGTGCCCCTCAGATGGAAATGATATTGTGCTGTGGTTTGAGTGTGATGACGCTGTGGATTCCCTCTGTATGTCAGATATACGTAAT
This genomic interval from Channa argus isolate prfri chromosome 5, Channa argus male v1.0, whole genome shotgun sequence contains the following:
- the il10 gene encoding interleukin-10; protein product: MTPRFLLLWVLVLVSFFSNAWCSPMCNNQCCQFVEGFPVRLRKLRQDYSQIRDFYEANNDLDTALLDQTVDDSFKSPFACQAMNSLLDFYLNTVLPTAMSEVTEDNKDLKPHVESIQQIFDELKRDVIKCRNFFSCKKQFDIKTLSSTYTQMESKGLYKAMGELDVLFNYIETYLASKRQRNQVAHS